From the Oceanobacillus kimchii X50 genome, the window CTTGTTCAATTTGTTGCATACGTGGCTCAACACTATCTAAAATGGCTTGTGTTTGTTGTGCAGCTTGTTGATAAATTTGTTGCGCTTGTTTGTTATCTGTTTGAAGGGCAAATTGTTCAAAGCTTGCTTGTGCGCTTTTTAATCCAGCGATGGTCTGTTTTACTTGTGTTCCGACAGTCACATTACCTCATCCTTTCTTAAAAGATATACATATTTATTTTGTAAACACCCTGCGTTTTTTATTCTTTTAATACATTTCCATTTAATGACAGGTGAAATAAGTGAAACTTTTTACTTGGGTAAGTCGTCTAATATAGTAGGGAGAGTAGGTAAAATGCAAAAATGGATTCGATGGATTATTTGTCTTATTTTAATTACAGGAATAGTGGTTTTCTTAAACTTGGATAAAGAAAAAGTAGTATTAGGAAAAACGTCAACAGTATCCTTTGAAGATGATTTTTTATTACATATACGTATTCAACAGACAGAAGAGGGAGTTCAAGTACAAAACTCAATACAGTATTTAGGAGATGATACAGTTGTAGTAGAACATAAACAACCTTTAATCTCTGTATCGTATAATACACATTCATTTGATGGAGAAATGGTTCAAAGACAAATGAGTAATGGAAGTATTTATTATCAACCTAAGACAGATTTAGATTTTCCTGAAGATAATGAATATATTCAAATTAAGGTGAAATGCAAAGTTGATGGGGAAGATGTAGAGTTTGAATATAAGGAAAAAATTAAATTTGATATATAAAAAGACCGAGGTCGTTTAGATTTCTTAACAACCTCGGTCTTTGTTTATCTCCATGTAATAATAGGCAATAAGCAATCCTTGCCGAAGAAGATAGGTGGGAAAGAACGGTAAGCCCAATTAAATGAAATTTCACTTTATTTTCTGTTCATATTTTTTTCTTGTACAAAAGAGCTAACATCCATACGTGTTGGAATGGCGAATTTCCTTTTCATTTGATTGGTCCATGTATCGATTCTATTATTTGAAGAACGACTTGCATAATAATCCGTTATTGTTTCATCATATTTTTGGATGTAACTTTTCTGATCTTCGAATGGTCTGTAAGTATTTTCATGGTATATAGCTTCCATAGGCAAGCGTGGTTTGATATCGGGTTGATGATCAGGATATCCAATTGCTAACCCAAATAATGGTATAACATGTTGAGGTAAATGTAATAAATCATTAAATTTACGTATATTATTACGCAAACTTCCTAAATAACAAATTCCTAATCCCATTGATTCCGCTGCTATTGCAGCATTTTGTGAAGCTAAGGTAGCGTCAATAACAGAGACCATAAATTGTTCCGTACTTTCTAAATTGTTTAGATAGTCAGGATTTTCATCTGGATTTTCTTCAAGTTGATGTATACGATGGAGATCCGCACAAAATAGT encodes:
- a CDS encoding DUF1657 domain-containing protein → MTVGTQVKQTIAGLKSAQASFEQFALQTDNKQAQQIYQQAAQQTQAILDSVEPRMQQIEQEEPQYRQ
- the nfsA gene encoding oxygen-insensitive NADPH nitroreductase; the protein is MNKIIETLKNHRSVRKFTNEPLTDHQIKEIIESAQCASTSSNVMAYTIIGVTDSALKQNLYEISGHKHVKTSAHLLLFCADLHRIHQLEENPDENPDYLNNLESTEQFMVSVIDATLASQNAAIAAESMGLGICYLGSLRNNIRKFNDLLHLPQHVIPLFGLAIGYPDHQPDIKPRLPMEAIYHENTYRPFEDQKSYIQKYDETITDYYASRSSNNRIDTWTNQMKRKFAIPTRMDVSSFVQEKNMNRK